ATATTTTCATTCTGTATTTCCTTTCTACTGATTCCGCAGCGTTTTCCGCTTTCTGTGTGTGCTAACGGGTCAGGTCAATGATTTCCATGCGGTTGTTTGCATCAGGCCGTTTCGAAGACGGCCCTTCGGTGAGCACCGCGAGTTTCCCCTTTACGTCATGTGAACGCAGCCATTCTTTTATAAAAGAATTCCAGTGATCGGGGTGGGTAGATTCATTGATGGGGTAAACCCCGTATGAGAACTGGAGACGCTGGCACGTTGCTTCCTGCGAGCTGACAGCAATGATCCATACGGGGAGCCTGAACCTTGTGATGCTCCTTGCTGTGGCTCCGCTGCGGGTGGGAACGAACACCGCTGCCGGAAGAATCCGTTCCAGTGTTGACTCGACACTCAGGGCAATCAGGTCTGTCAGACTGACCTTTTCATGCCGGCTGATGGTTCTCAGGGCTTCTCTGACATGATACACCGTCCGGTGTGGTTCGACAGCTTCAGCGATTCTGGCGAGCATCGAGACTGCCTCAACAGGGTATTTCCCCATTGCAGATTCTCCGGACAGCATGACACAGTCAGTTCCGTCAAGGATGGCGTTGGCGACATCGGTTGCCTCAGCCCGGGTAGGACGTTTGTTTTCGATCATTGACTCAAGCATCTGTGTTGCGGTAATCGCCGGTTTCCCGGACAGGTTAGCTTTATTCATCAGCTGCTTCTGAAAGAGGGCGATCTGTTCAATGGGTATCTCGACCCCGAGGTCTCCCCTTGCGATCATTATCCCGTCGGCTTCCTGAAGGATTTCGTCGATATGGTTCAGAGCGTTTGCCCGTTCAATCTTTGCAATGATGAATATGTTGCGGCCGAGTGATTCTGCCGCATTGCGGACAGCAGTAATGTCCGCTCCTGACTCGACGAATGACTGGCTGACCGCATCTACTCCCTGTTCAATCGCAAATTTCAGGCATTCATGGTCACGGTCGGTGAATGCGCTGATGCCAAGCTCAATGCCCGGAAGGTTGATCCCCTTATGGGAGCGCAGCTCTCCGCCGACAAGTGTTGTACACACAACATCATCACCCTGAATTTTGCGTACCTCAAGCTGGATTATGCCGTCGTTCAGGAAAAGGGTATCTCCGGGCCTGACAACCTGCGAAAGACGTATAAAGGTGACCGAGGCCTTTCCCTTGTCTCCGATCATTTCCTTCGCCGTAAGCGTAAACATGTCTCCCGGCAACAATTCAACCGGCTCTTTGTTCAGGCGTCCGATACGCATTTTGGGTCCGGGGAGGTCAGCCATGATCGCAATCCGTCTCCCCGTTGACTGTGCTGCTGAGCGGAGGTTTTCTATAACTTTTTTATGTCTGTCGAAATCTCCATAGGAGAAGTTCAGCCGGGCGATGTTCATGCCTGCGCGAACCAGCTGTACCATAACCTCCTCGGATTCAGAGGCAGGGCCAATAGTGCAGACAATTTTTGTCTTATTTGCCGGTAATTTCATAGGTGTCATGTGCCATGTGTCGTGCGTTATGTACTATTGTAATAAAAAATGGCTCCGAGGGAAAGCACGAGGTTGAGATGACGGCTGATACAGGCAGTACAAAACCTCTTTGCCTGTGGAAATGTGTGCGCAGAATGGATGAATAGCATGAGCTTCAGCAGCGCGGTCTTCACGGCAAAAGACCGTTTTCTGCTTCCGTGAATGAATAATTCTTATATACTATGACATGGACAATGAGAAACTTGACGATATCCTGGGCATCACCAGGTGTGTGCGCTGCGGTCACAGGCTTGAGGGTGAAATCGAATGTCCATTCTGCTCGCTTTTTCCTGATACAAAGCCCTCGCGGACTTTTCGGAAAATGGGGTATCTTACGGCATGCTTTCTTACCTCTCCGCTCAGCATTTATTTTGTCGCCAGAAACAGGAAGCTCACCATCGTTGAGAAGATCATGGCGTCTTCCGGCTGCTTTCTCTGGCTAGGACTTTTCTTGCTGTGGTGTTAGGAGAAAGTATTGACAAAGAGAAGAAATACTGTATTCTCTAATGTAAGAGATCTCGGTGAGATACCTCATGCATCTGTGAATCGCCTGAAAAGGATTGCATCACCGGGGTGTTTTTGGCGGCAGGAATGTGACGTTAGGAGAAACAATGAAGCAGCCTGCTTTTTACTTTTACTATATCCGGAGGATAACCAGTGAAAAAAATAATGGTAGTGTGCCTGTTGTTTGTTTTTTCAGTGCTGTTGTCAAACGTTGTACACTCAGCTGAAAGCCCTTTGCTCGGGATTAATAATTTTGGACTGAAGGTGGATTATATTCAGTTCTTTGACGACAATAATGATAACAGCTTTTATTTAGGATTTGAAGGGTATAAAGAGATAGCAGAAAATTTCTATTTAGGGGCTGAGGCGGGGTATGTGAGCACCGACGGGAACCTTGAGACTTTTGAGTCAGACATCGACTCTGACCTTATTTTTATTCCTGTGGAACTGAACGTGAAATATGTGCGAAAGGTATTTTCGGGATTTGTTCTTGGTGTTGGCACAGGTATTTCCTATAACTATGCAAAAGAAGACCTGCCCAGCTCATACACCTCAGACACTATCGATGACTGGGTCTTCGGCGGGCAGCTTTTTGCGGACATGAATTACACGGCAGGTCAGTTTTTTTTCGGAATCCATAGCAAGGTTCATCTGACCGACAAAGGCAAGGACAGTGCAAACAATTACAGTAACTTGAGGTTCGGCGGGCAGATCGGGGTGATGTTCTAACCCTGACATGATTTGCAGGCAATTAGGTGCGATGCCTGAATGGCAGTGGCGCCGAATCAGGGATAATGGCAACAAGGTAACAATCTGTAGACATTAAATTAATCATGTGCTAATATAATGCATAAATAAAGCGCTCCCGAGAAAGCCAAACCCTTTGTGAAAAGGGGACAGAAAGCGACGGGTCTTAACTCACAAAAGACAGCCGGGCTGCCGAAGGATATTGACTTTGGTATGCCCGGTTTCTGTTTTTTGCTTTGAGAGAGAACATGGGGAAAAAAATTCTTAATGAACAGAAAAGATGTCCCTTTACCCTCGATCCTTTTGAAGAATGCTCAACCAGAAAGACCGTTAGCAAAAAACCATGCCCGTTTACCCTTGAGCCCTGTTCTCTGATGATTCCTGAATATTTCACGATGATCACATTTCCGGACGTTCGGGATATAATCTGTTCATCCGCAGGGAAAACAGTTCACTGAGACAATGCGCTTTTTGCCTGTCCCGTTCTGTATGTGAGGCTTCTGGAACAGTATCCTTCACTTTGCTCCCCGAGATATTTGCATCTTTTCTGCAGTAATCGTCAAATGGAGACATAATTCATGTTGTTGAAGCTAACATCACAAATAACTTGATAATTTTTACAAAAGAGATTTTAATATACAAAACATGAAATTCCATGTTTCCGTACTATGGGCCTGATGGGAAAAAAGGAAAAGCTCAAAAAGGAATTAACCGGGGAAGAGAAAAAGAATATGCCCCTTTATTCTATCGGGGTGGTTGCCAGTATTATCGGGATTACGGAACAGACGCTCAGGCTATACGAAAAACATGATCTGATAAAACCTGCAAGGAGAAAAAAGAACAGGTTCTATTCAGAAAATGACATCAAATGGCTCCAGTGCATGAGAGACCTTCTGCATATAAAGAAAATCAGCCTGGAGGGTATTAAAAAACTGCTTAATTATGCACCTTGCTGGGAGATTACCGATTGTCCCGAGGAACGAAGGGGCAAATGCTCTGCATTTGTTGATAAGACAAAGCCCTGCTGGGAACTGAACAGAATGATATGCAACAGGGAATCCGGCAAGATGTGCGGTGAGTGCATTGTATTCCTGTCCAAGTCCGCAAAAAAATAACCCTGCACGTTAGCCAAGAGTATTCTTCGCTTTATGGCATCGAACACTCTGTAAATCCGCGCTGATACCGCATCTCATCTGCATTAAGGAAGAAATTCATGAATAATACAGGTTAGTTCTGCGTGCATTACTTGCAGTGCTGCGCCGCCCAATAGATTCTGTTTATCAGTTTGAATACATGCGGCTTATGAAGGTTGGTGGTACTGCACGGTAATCTCATATGCAATACTTGCGTGGTCAGGGGAGAGCGCATCACCTGTTCCATGACAGACGAGTTTCCCTTTTTTTGATCTTTTGTGAGATTTTATCATGCGTTTGATTTCAGGCGTCAGATCAAAGCCGCCATTGACACAGCCTTTTATCACACAATCCATATTGAAATACGCATGCCGGGAAGGCCAGTAATTGACTTTGCGGACCATGAGAACCGGATTTGCACCCTTATGGTAATAGGTCATTTCAACCACTATGCCGGCAACCTGCGGAAACATCTCTGAAATCAACCCGGATTCAAGTCTCCGTCTCCTGTTCAGCTCAATGGTTTCTTCATAATTTTGTTTGTGTGCCATTGATCCCCCGAAATAGAAAGCCCCCCTTCGGCAAAGGGGGGCTGCTGCTGGCTACAGTTTTACGACATTGATGGCCTTAAGACCTTTTGGTCCTGTTTCGGTGTCGAAACTGACCATATTGCCTTCACTGAGTGACTTGAATCCGTCGCCCTGAATAGAAGAATAGTGTACGAAAACGTCAGTACCATCTTCTCTCGTGATAAAGCCGAATCCTTTTGACTCATTAAACCACTTTACCTGTCCTTTAGACATCTGGCTTGCCTCCTTGTGCATAGACTAAAATTTCATCAGGTCCTGAACAAAAAAAGCCACAAAGCTAAAAGTCTTTGTGGCCTCGTTGATGACAAAAACTTCTGAAACTTCGATGATATAATGCCACAGCGACCGGAAAAAGTCAAAAAATTTCAGATATGGACAGCTTTCCGGTCCGTGTGGAAGTGGAGGGCTCCCGGAATACCTGCCGGGAACATGCGTACAGAAATGTCCAATGTGTCCGGATAGGGGAATATGTGACTTATCTGTGACCAGCGGCTGCTATACTATATGCAACAATGTAATTCCTTATAATTCTGCATGCGATACTGTGGAGGTGAAGGCAGAAACACCCGACGGGGAAATATTTTTGTCTCAATAGTCATGAATCAGCATTTATACAGAGATCCGGGGTATATTCAGTTACTGCGCGAACACCTTTCTGTAATCAGAAAGGTGTTATTTGAGGAAGAGTGTGCATCCTCCCCGCATCCTGAAAAACGCTCAACCCCTCTGTTACTGGATTCGATCAGGTATCTGGAAAAGGAAAAGGAGCATCTGCCCCAGATATACAGGGAAGCAATAGATAATGTAATAAAAGAAGTCCGGGATAACATTGGAACGTAAGCACGTGCCATAAGCACGCTGCTGTGACTGTCATCTACCCCATATTATTGATAAATTTTTCTGATTCTACTGAGGACAGAGTATTTTTGCTTATTCTTGGTCGTTCCTTCCAGCGAGGCGTTTGCCTCTTTATTTTCACATAATGTATTTGACTATCAGCAAAAGAATCCGCTTAAATACTCTATCCTCAGCACCCGTCAGAGCCTTCCCATCATGAGCAGTGCATCCTCATCCGGATTTCCATAATATTTTTTTCTTATGGTCTCGGCGGTAAAACCAAAAGATTCATAAAATTTTTGTGCAGACGTGTTGGAAACCCTTACTTTGAGATACAGAAAAACGCAGCCTTTTGCTCTTAATGCCGCCATGACTTCATTCATGAGGGCAGTCGCGACATTTCTCCTCCTGAAATCCGGATGTACGGCAAGCGTGAGGATATGGGATTCGTGAAACCGGAAGGTCGCACAAATGTACCCGATAACCTTTCCCTCGAAGACCGCAACCTTTCCCGCTGCATGTTTGGTATAAATCTGATCGAGAAAAAAATCCCTTGTATACGGCGAAGTGAATGAGACCTGCTCCATCTCCCATATTGCAGGGATATCTTCTTCCCGGATATCGCGCACAACCAGCTTATCCATTCAGCCTGACCATACATATGCAGGTGTCACATGGATGCTCAATAATGTGTTTTTCCCCATATGTCACAGATAATCCCTGTTTCATTAAGTATACCCGAAGGCAGCCCTGAGATGAAGACAGGCGCCGCTTGGGCTGTATACCGGCATCTGCCGGAAGGCGTATTCAGCCAATGGAAACAGCGATGCGGTTCAGGCGATGGTTCATTTTCACCATAGCAGTTGTGTTATACTCAAAAATGTGAATACAAATGATTCTGCCGGCTGGTCTGATACGCTGCGGACGGGCAGAGCCGGCACATAACAGAGGACAATACCCATGTCATACCGAGCTTCGTTTCAGTGTATCAACGAACAATGCCTTGCACGCTATCCGCTTAACTCCATCATTTATCGCTGCGAGGCATGTGGGTCCCTGCTGGAGATTCAGCACGATATCAAGGCACTTGCACGCCGCGATGCGAAATCATGGAAGAAGCTCTTTGATGAACGCTACAAATCTACCGAGTGGCCTTACGGGTCAGGAGTCTGGGGCAAGAAGGAATGGGTCCTGCCACAGGTTGCCAATGAGAATATCGTCTCGCTATATGAGGGCGGCACGAATCTCTTCTGGGCTGAACGATTCGGCAAGATGCTCGGTCTGGATGAACTCTGGATCAAGCTTTGCGGGAATTCCCACAGCGGTTCGTTCAAAGACCTCGGCATGACCGTCCTCGTATCGCAGGTCAAGCAGATGATCAGCGAGGGCGCGCCCATAAAGGCGGTCGCATGTGCATCAACCGGCGATACCTCTGCCGCACTGGCTGTGTACTGTGCCGCTGCCGGCATACAGTCCATTGTGCTCCTGCCAAAGGGAAAGATCTCGATAGCCCAGCTCGTCCAGCCGATTTCCAACGGTGCGTTGGTGCTTTCACTGGATACCGATTTTGACGGATGCATGCGTGTGGTGCAGGAAATTACCAATGACGAGACGATTTATCTTGCCAATTCAATGAATTCTCTGCGAATTGAGGGCCAGAAGACGGTCGGCATCGAAATCGTGCAGCAGTTTGACTGGGAGACCCCTGACGTGATCATTATTCCGGGTGGCAACCTCGGGAATGTCTCGGCTCTCGGAAACGGAATGATCATGATGCACGAACTCGGTCTTATCAAAAAGCTGCCCCGTATTGTTGTTGCACAGGCAGAAAAAGCGAACCCGCTCTACCGTGCATATCTGAAAAATTTCGAGACCTTCGAACCTATCCAGGCAGAGAAGACACTTGCCAGTGCAATTCAAATAGGAAATCCGGTCAGCATTGCAAAGGCTATCCGCACACTGAAAAGGTTCAACGGAATCGTTGAACAGGCCTCCGAACAGGAACTGGCTGACGCTGCTGCACTCGGCGACAAGACAGGGATGTTTAATGATCCCCATACCGGGGTTGCGCTGGCGGTGCTGATCAAGCTGCTTGGTGACGGAAAAATAGACAAATCCGAACGCGTAGTGGTCATCTCCACCGCACACGGGCTGAAGTTTACTGACTTTAAGGTCCGCTACCACGAAGGGACGCTGGATTTCCCCAGCCATTTCGCAAACAAACCAATAGAGCTTCCCCCCCGCGTGGATGCGGTTAAGGAAGCGCTCCAGCAGGTTTTGCAGAAGAGGAGAAAAACGATGTCAAAAAAACCTTCTAAACCCACAAAATGGAGACCGGCCACGCTCGCGATCCATGGTCTGGGGCGTACGCCCAAGGCTCACTATGCGGTATCAACCCCGATCGTCCAGACGTCCAATTACTATTTTGATTCCACTGCCCAGGTGCTGGAGTTCATGAAGTCCAAAAGCGAGGGTCGGGTCCTGCGTGAGCATGAATACGGCCGCTATGGAAATCCGACACAGCAGGAATGCGAACGCAAGCTTGCGGCCATAGAAGGTGCCGAACGTGCAATGCTGTTCTCAACCGGGATGAGCGCGGTGATTTTGACTCTGCTTGCGTACATGAAGCGTGACGGGCATATCATTTTCACCAATGACTGCTACCGTCAGACACGCGACTTTGCGACAAACCTGCTGGCTGAGTTCGGCGTTCAGGTATCTCTGGTCGACCCGACCGCGAGTGCCATTGCAAAAGCGATACAGCCCAATACCAACATCGTTTTTACTGAATCCCCGACCAATCCGTACCTTCGCATTCTGGATATCCCTGCGGTTGTGAAGGTCGCGAGGAAGCACCGGGTAATGACGATTATCGATGCCACACTGGCCACCCCTTTCAACATCAAGCCTCTGGATATGGGCGTTGATATCGTAATCCATTCTGCCACGAAGTATCTCGGCGGCCACAATGACCTTCTGGCAGGGGTAACCCTCGGCAAATACGATCTTCTGAACGAGCTCAATCGCATACAGCGGATGATCGGCGCCACCCCCGGGCCGTTAACGTGCTTCCTACTCGAACGGGGGCTGAAAACATTCTCCCTTCGCATGGAGCACCACAACCGCGCCGGGCTCGCGATCGCCCGTATGCTTGAATCTCACCCCAAGATCGAGAAGGTCTGGTATCCCGGCCTGGAATCACATCCGGATCACCGTATTGCAGTCGAGCAGATGAATGGGTTTGGCAGCGTTGTTACCTTCCTGCTCAAAGGAGGAGACAAAGAGACCTGCAAGTTCATTGACTCGCTCGACCTCTTCCTGATTACGCCAAGCCTTGGCGGAAGCGAGAGCCTCGTGACACAGATGGCAACAATGTCATTTTTCGATTATCCCGAGGATGTCCGCCGGTCGATCGGCATGGTTGACAACCTTGTCCGCCTTGCTCTGGGACTGGAGGACGTAAATGACCTCATTGCAGACCTGAAACAGGCACTGGAAAAGATATAATTGTTGTTCTGTGCTCAGGACATGTGTCCGGAAGGTGAACACTGAAGCTTTGCTGACCGCCCATTGTTCCTGTCTTTTGGAAGAATGGCGCTCGATGTATTGTGCTCATCCGCAATCCCTGAGATCAAGCCGGACTCCTTAATATTTTGTATGTT
This Nitrospirota bacterium DNA region includes the following protein-coding sequences:
- the pyk gene encoding pyruvate kinase; its protein translation is MKLPANKTKIVCTIGPASESEEVMVQLVRAGMNIARLNFSYGDFDRHKKVIENLRSAAQSTGRRIAIMADLPGPKMRIGRLNKEPVELLPGDMFTLTAKEMIGDKGKASVTFIRLSQVVRPGDTLFLNDGIIQLEVRKIQGDDVVCTTLVGGELRSHKGINLPGIELGISAFTDRDHECLKFAIEQGVDAVSQSFVESGADITAVRNAAESLGRNIFIIAKIERANALNHIDEILQEADGIMIARGDLGVEIPIEQIALFQKQLMNKANLSGKPAITATQMLESMIENKRPTRAEATDVANAILDGTDCVMLSGESAMGKYPVEAVSMLARIAEAVEPHRTVYHVREALRTISRHEKVSLTDLIALSVESTLERILPAAVFVPTRSGATARSITRFRLPVWIIAVSSQEATCQRLQFSYGVYPINESTHPDHWNSFIKEWLRSHDVKGKLAVLTEGPSSKRPDANNRMEIIDLTR
- a CDS encoding MerR family transcriptional regulator translates to MGKKEKLKKELTGEEKKNMPLYSIGVVASIIGITEQTLRLYEKHDLIKPARRKKNRFYSENDIKWLQCMRDLLHIKKISLEGIKKLLNYAPCWEITDCPEERRGKCSAFVDKTKPCWELNRMICNRESGKMCGECIVFLSKSAKK
- a CDS encoding cold-shock protein, with product MSKGQVKWFNESKGFGFITREDGTDVFVHYSSIQGDGFKSLSEGNMVSFDTETGPKGLKAINVVKL
- the rimI gene encoding ribosomal protein S18-alanine N-acetyltransferase, with protein sequence MDKLVVRDIREEDIPAIWEMEQVSFTSPYTRDFFLDQIYTKHAAGKVAVFEGKVIGYICATFRFHESHILTLAVHPDFRRRNVATALMNEVMAALRAKGCVFLYLKVRVSNTSAQKFYESFGFTAETIRKKYYGNPDEDALLMMGRL